A segment of the Anaerolineae bacterium genome:
CCACCCGCACGCGGCTGGCACATGAAGCCGCCATGCATCGCCTGGGTGGGCATGTAGTCGGCTTCGCGGATCCAAAGATGACCCGCGCGGGCGACTTCTATCAGGAATCGATCAAAGACACCGTCAAAATGCTGGAATTCTACGGGGATGTGATTGTGATGCGTCATTTCCAGCAAGGCGCGCCTCACGAAGCTGCCAAGTGGGCTTCCATCCCGGTGATCAATGGTGGGGATGGTTGGGGCGAACATCCAACCCAGATCCTGACCGACTTATACACCGTTTTGCGCGAAAAAGGGCGAATTGACGGCTTGCGCTGGTTGGCGGTGGGTGATATGCGCATGCGCACGATGCACTCTTTGGCGTACGCACTTACCCAGTTCGACTGCCCCATCACCTTCGTAGCGCCTCCCGAAATGACCCTGACCGAGGAGTTTAAAGCTGAACTGCGTCAATACAGCCTGGATTTCAAGGAAGCCGAGCATGTGGAGCAGGCGATTGGTACAGCCGATGTTATCCTGGTCGAGCCGGTGGTGCAACCGGACTATACCAAATCCCGCGACGAGCGCACGGGTGAGGTGAGCTTAACTCCAGCCAATTACAAGATCACCCGCCAACTGCTGGAGACCAAAGCTAAACCAGACGCTATCCTGCTGCACTCGCTGCCGCGCATGGATGAAATCCCGACCGATGTGGATATCACCCGCTGGTCACGCTACTGGCAGGAAGCCTTCAATGGCGTTGTCATGCGCATGGCTTTGCTCGCCCTGGTCTTGGGAGCCATGGAGTAAAAAAGATTTCGGAGCAGGTCTTTTCGATGTAAGGCAATGGTCGAAATTAATGACGGCCCTCTCATTGGTCAGTGGTCGTGATTAATTTCGACCCAAACCGAAAACAAAGACCAAAACCCTAAATGAGATTTCAGGAGGCAGAAAATGCAAACCCATTTCTACGGAAGAGATTTAATCGGTGATCTGGATTTCAGTAAAGAAGAAGTCGAAACGGTCCTGGATGTGGCTTTTGACCTGAAGCGCAAGCGAGCTTTGGGGCAACCGCACGCCTATTTGCGTGATAAAGTCCTGGCGATGCTGTTCTTCTTCTCCAGCACGCGCACGCGCGGCTCCTTCGAGGCGGGTATGGCGCAGTTGGGTGGTCACGCCGCGTTTATCGAGAGCAAGACCACACAGATTGCCCATGGGGACACGCCCAAGGAGATCGGTGAAATCTTCGGCAGATATTTTGACGGTATCGCCATTCGCCATGTGGATTGGGGCGTGGGGAATAAATATCTGAACGATGTCGCCAAATATTCTCGCGTGCCGGTCTTGAATATGCAATGCGATATTTACCACCCCTTCCAAATCCTGGCGGATCTGATGACCATTATCGAAAAGAAAGGGCGTGATTTGCGGCGTAAGAAAATGGTTGTCTCTTGGGCGTACGCAGCTTCTTACCAGAAGCCGATGTCCGTCCCGCAGTCATTGGTGATCCAGATGCCGCGTTTCGGTCTGGATGTTGTCCTGGCGCATCCCCCCGAATTTCGTCTGATGCCAGAGATTATGGATATGGCGCAAGAACAGGCGCGCAAATACGGCACCGGCTTTGAGGTAATCAGCGATCCGGATGGGATGGAAAAAGCCTTCAAAGATGCGGATATCATCTATGCCAAGTCTTGGGGCGCGATGGTGCATACACCGGATGCTGAGGAAGGGGCAAAGATCATCAAGAAGTATGAACACTGGATCACCGACGAACGCAAGATGGCTTTAGCGAAACCGGATGCGATCTACATGCACCCCTTGCCGGCCGACCGCAATATCGAAGTAACCGATGGCGTGATTGACAGCGAGCAGTCGGTCGTTTATGACGAGGCAGAAAACCGTATGCATGTTCAGAAAGCTGTAATGGCTTTGACGATGGGAGGCATCTAAAATGGCTGAGAAAAAAGTAGCGGTAGTTGCGATTGGCGGAAATTCCTTAATCAAAGACGAACAACACAAGACGGTTGAAGATCAATACGAAGCCGCAAAGGAAACCACCTACCACATTGCCGATATGATCGAAGCAGGTTGGGATGTGGCAATTGGGCATGGGAACGGTCCCCAGGTCGGCTTTATCTTACGGCGTTCGGAGATCGCTGCCAAAGTCGAAGGGATGCACGAGGTGCCGCTGGATGTGTGCGGCGCCGATACGCAAGGGGCCATTGGTTATGCCCTCCAACAGACCCTGCAAAACTGGCTTTACAAGCGCGGCATTCATAAACCGGTTGCCACGGTCATCACGCAGGTATTGGTAGATAAAGATGATCCGGCTTTCAAAAATCCAACCAAGCCGATCGGTAGCTTTATGGATGAAGAAGAAGCGCAACGCAGAGCGCGTGAGATGGGTTGGAATGTGGTGGAAGATGCCGGACGAGGGTGGCGACGGGTGGTTGCCTCTCCTTTGCCCAAAGAAGTGGTCGAGTTTGAGACCGTGAAGACTTTAATTGACGCGGGTGTTATTGTGATTACCGTTGGCGGAGGCGGCATCCCGGTTATTGATGTCGGTGAGGGTGAATACCGTGGGGTGGCAGCCGTGATCGATAAAGATTATGCCAGTAGCTTGCTGGCCCGCAAACTAAACGCTGATTTGTTCTTGATTTCCACTGCTGTAGAAAAGGTTGCCTTGAATTTTGGCAAGCCCGATCAGAAGTGGGTCGATCGCATGACCCTTTCGGAAGCCAAGAAGTATCTCGCCGAAGGCATCCATTTTGCCAAAGGCTCCATGGCGCCGAAGATTCAGGCAATTATCTGGTACCTGGAGGCTGGTGGT
Coding sequences within it:
- a CDS encoding Aspartate carbamoyltransferase — encoded protein: MRSFMGRDILSLKDFERNEFFHIFEVAAKMEPIARSRRNSDMLKEKTLVAAFYQPSTRTRLAHEAAMHRLGGHVVGFADPKMTRAGDFYQESIKDTVKMLEFYGDVIVMRHFQQGAPHEAAKWASIPVINGGDGWGEHPTQILTDLYTVLREKGRIDGLRWLAVGDMRMRTMHSLAYALTQFDCPITFVAPPEMTLTEEFKAELRQYSLDFKEAEHVEQAIGTADVILVEPVVQPDYTKSRDERTGEVSLTPANYKITRQLLETKAKPDAILLHSLPRMDEIPTDVDITRWSRYWQEAFNGVVMRMALLALVLGAME
- a CDS encoding Ornithine carbamoyltransferase; protein product: MQTHFYGRDLIGDLDFSKEEVETVLDVAFDLKRKRALGQPHAYLRDKVLAMLFFFSSTRTRGSFEAGMAQLGGHAAFIESKTTQIAHGDTPKEIGEIFGRYFDGIAIRHVDWGVGNKYLNDVAKYSRVPVLNMQCDIYHPFQILADLMTIIEKKGRDLRRKKMVVSWAYAASYQKPMSVPQSLVIQMPRFGLDVVLAHPPEFRLMPEIMDMAQEQARKYGTGFEVISDPDGMEKAFKDADIIYAKSWGAMVHTPDAEEGAKIIKKYEHWITDERKMALAKPDAIYMHPLPADRNIEVTDGVIDSEQSVVYDEAENRMHVQKAVMALTMGGI
- a CDS encoding Carbamate kinase; protein product: MAEKKVAVVAIGGNSLIKDEQHKTVEDQYEAAKETTYHIADMIEAGWDVAIGHGNGPQVGFILRRSEIAAKVEGMHEVPLDVCGADTQGAIGYALQQTLQNWLYKRGIHKPVATVITQVLVDKDDPAFKNPTKPIGSFMDEEEAQRRAREMGWNVVEDAGRGWRRVVASPLPKEVVEFETVKTLIDAGVIVITVGGGGIPVIDVGEGEYRGVAAVIDKDYASSLLARKLNADLFLISTAVEKVALNFGKPDQKWVDRMTLSEAKKYLAEGIHFAKGSMAPKIQAIIWYLEAGGKHAIITNPENIGRALRGETGTHIVPD